One region of Oncorhynchus mykiss isolate Arlee chromosome 8, USDA_OmykA_1.1, whole genome shotgun sequence genomic DNA includes:
- the LOC110529560 gene encoding hairy/enhancer-of-split related with YRPW motif protein 2, with translation MKRPCEDSTSDSDMDETIDVGSENNYSGHSNGSFIRCGSPTTTTQVMARKKRRGIIEKRRRDRINNSLSELRRLVPTAFEKQGSAKLEKAEILQMTVDHLKMLQATGGKGYFDAHSLAMDFMSVGFRECLTEVARYLSSVEGLDSSDPLRVRLVSHLSTCASQREAAAMTSSMAHHQQALHPHHWAAAFHPFPTTFLQQNGLPSSDSAASRLSVEVPQRGSALLTATFSHTDSSHRAPSNGSVAPCVPPLSTSLLSLSATVHAAAAAAAAAQTFPLSFPGGFPIFTPHSVSSTSSMVASAVSPSISTTSTSQQSRDRESSSSKPYRPWGTEVGAF, from the exons ATGAAGAGGCCTTGTGAGGATAGTACTTCTGACAGCGACATGGATGAAACTATTGATGTCGGCAGTGAGAATAATTATTCTGG GCACAGCAATGGATCATTTATTAGATGTGGctccccaacaacaacaacccaAGTTATGGCAAGAAAAAAACGAAGAGGG ATCAtcgagaagagaaggagggatcGAATCAATAATAGTTTATCAGAGTTACGTCGACTTGTCCCAACTGCATTTGAAAAACAA GGTTCAGCCAAATTAGAGAAGGCAGAAATATTGCAGATGACAGTGGATCACCTAAAGATGCTGCAGGCCACTGGCGGTAAAG ggtATTTTGATGCCCACTCCCTGGCCATGGACTTCATGAGTGTGGGCTTCAGGGAGTGTCTGACGGAGGTGGCCAGATACCTGAGCTCTGTGGAGGGATTAGACAGTAGCGACCCCCTGCGTGTGCGCCTGGTCTCCCACCTCAGCACCTGCGCCTCCCAGAGGGAGGCGGCTGCCATGACCTCATCTATGGCACACCACCAGCAGGCGCTCCACCCTCACCACTGGGCCGCCGCCTTCCACCCCTTCCCCACCACCTTCCTCCAACAGAATGGACTGCCCTCCTCAGACAGTGCCGCCAGCAGACTGTCTGTGGAGGTGCCCCAGCGTGGCTCGGCCCTCCTAACGGCAACCTTCTCCCATACCGATTCCTCTCACAGGGCGCCCTCTAATGGCAGCGTGGCGCCCTGCGTCCCCCcgctctccacctccctcctgtCGCTCTCGGCTACTGTTCACGCTgcggccgctgctgctgctgcggcCCAGACTTTTCCCCTGTCATTCCCTGGAGGATTCCCCATCTTCACACCTCACAGTGTGAGCAGCACATCGTCTATGGTAGCTTCAGCTGTGAGCCCCTCCATATCCACCACATCCACCTCACagcagagcagagacagagagagcagcagcagcaaaccATACAGACCTTGGGGAACAGAAGTAGGAGCCTTTTAA